The proteins below come from a single Leptolyngbya sp. 'hensonii' genomic window:
- a CDS encoding transposase encodes KYLDESGCCLWSPVSYSYSRIGEQKRLEQTQRRNGRISILGLWQPNCHFEYALAQGGFKSASYVQVMDWIAEKASVTLAQTGRLTVVVQDNGSAHTSRLAQQQWLKWQAQGLFLFWLPPYCSEMNRIEEQWHQLKTHEIAGRMFEHEVDLADAIIEGMQARSSRGNYSLERFIFNSS; translated from the coding sequence TGAAATATTTAGACGAATCCGGGTGTTGCTTGTGGAGTCCCGTCAGCTATAGCTACAGTCGCATTGGGGAGCAAAAGCGGCTCGAACAAACTCAACGTCGCAATGGACGGATCAGCATTTTAGGGTTGTGGCAACCCAATTGTCACTTCGAGTATGCTTTGGCTCAAGGGGGATTCAAGAGTGCCAGTTATGTCCAAGTCATGGACTGGATTGCCGAGAAGGCATCTGTTACCCTGGCTCAAACGGGGCGATTAACGGTAGTTGTTCAAGATAATGGCTCTGCCCATACCAGTCGTCTGGCTCAGCAACAATGGCTCAAGTGGCAAGCCCAAGGATTGTTCCTCTTCTGGTTGCCACCCTACTGTTCTGAGATGAATCGGATCGAGGAGCAGTGGCATCAACTCAAAACCCATGAAATTGCTGGGCGGATGTTTGAGCATGAAGTTGATTTAGCCGATGCGATCATCGAGGGAATGCAAGCTCGTAGTAGTAGGGGCAATTACTCCCTGGAACGTTTTATATTTAATTCCTCCTGA
- a CDS encoding response regulator yields the protein MMLTSSSSSILIVDDNPTNLEVLSEALSDAGFQVSVALDGESAIDQAQYYQPELVLLDVMMPGIDGFETCQRLKANPTTRDIPVIFMTALADTEHKVRGLTSGAIDYITKPFQQEEVLARVRLQLNLRNLSKTLELQNVKLKQEIAEREAAQTALQTLTKDLERRVEERTAELSQALQNLQVAQSQLVHGEKLATLGQLVAGVAHEINNPVNFIHGNIVFATDYIRGVLDLLQLYQTQFPDKTPEIQQLSETLDLEFIQSDLPSLLTSMKVGTDRIREIVRSLRTFARHDEAEIKRVDLHDGIDSALMILNSRLKPQQNYPAIQIIREYGDLPSVECYPGQLNQVFMNILNNAIDAVEEAMVYRSVRILGKEADLTPPTIRICTALTEHEHIAIRIADSGLGMPEEIKRRIFEPFFTTKPAGKGTGLGLSISHQIVAEKHQGNLECYSIPGQGTEFVIRIPMSQSMVSGVANVAVSAA from the coding sequence ATGATGCTAACTTCTAGCTCATCTTCAATTCTAATTGTGGATGACAATCCCACCAATTTGGAAGTTCTTTCAGAGGCTCTGTCCGATGCTGGTTTTCAGGTTTCAGTTGCCCTCGATGGGGAAAGTGCCATTGATCAGGCACAATATTATCAGCCAGAACTGGTTCTGCTGGATGTTATGATGCCTGGGATCGATGGCTTTGAAACCTGCCAGAGACTGAAGGCGAATCCGACAACCCGTGATATTCCTGTCATCTTCATGACGGCTCTGGCAGATACAGAACACAAGGTTCGGGGGTTAACCTCTGGAGCCATAGACTACATCACAAAACCATTTCAACAGGAAGAAGTCCTGGCGCGTGTTCGCTTGCAGCTTAATTTGCGCAATTTGAGCAAAACCCTGGAATTGCAGAATGTCAAGTTAAAACAGGAAATTGCTGAACGGGAAGCAGCTCAAACTGCACTACAAACCTTGACAAAGGATCTAGAACGGCGCGTAGAAGAACGGACAGCAGAGCTGTCGCAAGCTTTACAGAATTTGCAAGTTGCTCAATCCCAGTTGGTTCATGGAGAAAAACTAGCAACCCTGGGGCAGTTGGTTGCAGGGGTGGCTCACGAAATTAATAATCCAGTGAATTTTATCCATGGCAACATTGTTTTCGCTACCGATTACATCCGGGGAGTCTTGGATTTATTGCAACTGTACCAGACGCAATTCCCTGACAAAACGCCGGAAATCCAGCAACTTTCTGAAACCCTTGATCTTGAATTCATTCAGTCAGATCTACCTAGCCTGCTAACCTCCATGAAAGTGGGAACCGATCGGATTCGGGAAATTGTTCGATCTCTGCGGACCTTTGCCCGTCATGATGAGGCAGAGATCAAGCGTGTTGATTTGCATGACGGGATTGATAGTGCCCTAATGATTCTCAATAGCCGTCTTAAACCTCAGCAAAATTATCCCGCGATTCAGATTATTCGGGAGTATGGAGACCTACCCTCCGTCGAGTGCTATCCAGGGCAATTGAATCAGGTGTTCATGAATATCCTGAATAACGCGATCGATGCCGTAGAAGAAGCCATGGTTTATCGAAGCGTCAGGATTCTGGGTAAAGAAGCCGATCTGACTCCGCCAACCATTCGTATCTGCACGGCCCTGACAGAACATGAGCATATTGCTATTCGCATTGCTGATAGTGGCTTGGGGATGCCTGAAGAAATAAAACGTAGAATTTTTGAGCCTTTCTTCACAACCAAACCGGCTGGCAAAGGCACGGGTCTGGGGCTGTCCATTAGTCACCAAATTGTGGCAGAGAAACATCAGGGTAATCTGGAATGTTACTCTATACCAGGGCAGGGGACGGAATTTGTGATTCGAATTCCGATGTCTCAATCTATGGTTAGTGGCGTCGCTAATGTAGCCGTTAGCGCAGCTTGA